A region from the Candidatus Electrothrix scaldis genome encodes:
- a CDS encoding glycosyltransferase — MNHPIKVHLYGSEKNGWALDTDLALTKKSLEQLSDLVVLTGLEEADVLHSVWEEPIFQLDQNILAGKRIICHVCNNFMRLHENSGMIRAADTVGMWVVMAQEAQKDLQELNYPSTFIPYSVDTAVFRPENPSDQSNAALRQQYGIPESAFLISNFMRDSFGHDLNQPKDQKGGEFFLEIALALKARQVPVHFLLAGPRRHWIRNKLREHGIPFTFIGKEVEQDDLKINIVDAETISSLYRLSDIHLVTSRWEGGPRSVLEAAATKTPILCTSVGIAPDILEPDSLYDAFDQAVEKLEQHATARILDKTLEAQYQRILERHTPEKNVPLFEELYREIEKVPVYSIAKKWVDIPAPVPSLKERVTSRLQRLVGRSCTEKFLRISLWHEFHKPPYGGGNQFMLALQRAMEMQGVETTVNKLSSSVDVHICNSCWFDHKKFQKKAASFPVRMIHRIDGPVTLYRGEGRDEDERIFELNQQFASATVFQSAYSFKQSYGLGFKAVSPVIIHNSVNDAIFNATGRVPYEEGRKIRLVSSAWSDNPRKGGAFLKWLDGHLDWDRFEYTFIGRVKEEFENIKHVQAVPSEELANYLRQHDMYLSVSLHEPCSNALLEALACGLPALYRNDGGNPELVSFGGLPFNDEKDVLDKLDRLAQHINSFQRLIAIRSIAAIASRYIDLARRIRDWEQV, encoded by the coding sequence ATGAATCATCCCATCAAAGTCCATCTGTACGGCAGTGAAAAGAATGGTTGGGCCCTGGATACAGATCTTGCCCTGACGAAGAAATCTCTGGAACAGCTCAGTGATCTCGTCGTACTCACTGGGCTGGAAGAGGCTGATGTTCTGCACTCTGTCTGGGAAGAACCGATCTTCCAGCTTGATCAAAATATATTGGCTGGCAAACGGATTATCTGCCATGTCTGCAATAACTTCATGCGGCTGCATGAAAATTCTGGCATGATCAGGGCGGCAGATACGGTCGGCATGTGGGTTGTCATGGCGCAGGAGGCGCAAAAGGATCTCCAGGAGCTGAACTATCCCTCGACCTTTATTCCGTATTCTGTGGATACTGCGGTTTTTCGTCCAGAAAATCCGAGTGACCAGAGCAACGCTGCCTTGAGGCAACAATACGGAATCCCTGAATCGGCCTTTCTGATCAGTAATTTTATGCGAGATTCCTTTGGGCATGATCTTAACCAGCCCAAGGATCAGAAAGGTGGCGAATTCTTTCTGGAGATAGCTCTCGCCCTGAAGGCTCGGCAGGTTCCTGTTCATTTTCTTCTCGCAGGTCCCCGGCGCCATTGGATACGCAATAAGTTACGGGAACATGGCATCCCTTTCACCTTTATCGGCAAGGAAGTTGAGCAGGATGACCTGAAGATCAATATTGTTGATGCAGAAACCATCAGTTCGCTTTATCGTCTTTCCGATATCCATCTGGTGACCTCCCGGTGGGAGGGGGGGCCGCGTTCTGTGCTAGAAGCAGCTGCCACCAAGACGCCAATTCTCTGTACCTCTGTTGGTATTGCTCCTGATATTCTTGAACCTGACTCCTTGTATGATGCATTTGATCAGGCGGTGGAAAAACTTGAGCAGCATGCCACTGCTCGCATCCTGGATAAAACCCTTGAGGCGCAGTATCAAAGAATTCTTGAGCGGCATACCCCTGAAAAAAATGTTCCACTTTTTGAGGAATTATACAGGGAGATCGAAAAGGTCCCGGTCTATTCGATAGCAAAGAAATGGGTGGATATTCCTGCCCCTGTTCCTTCACTGAAGGAGAGAGTAACATCCCGCCTACAACGACTGGTTGGCCGTTCTTGCACCGAAAAATTTTTGCGCATCTCGTTATGGCATGAGTTTCATAAGCCTCCCTATGGAGGAGGCAACCAGTTTATGCTCGCTCTGCAACGGGCAATGGAAATGCAGGGGGTTGAGACCACGGTTAATAAGCTGTCCAGCTCTGTTGATGTCCATATCTGCAATTCCTGTTGGTTTGACCATAAGAAATTTCAGAAAAAAGCCGCATCTTTTCCGGTTCGGATGATCCATCGGATTGATGGTCCTGTAACTTTGTACCGGGGAGAAGGACGGGATGAGGATGAAAGGATTTTTGAGCTGAACCAACAATTTGCCTCAGCTACGGTTTTTCAGTCTGCCTATAGTTTTAAGCAGAGCTACGGCCTCGGCTTTAAAGCCGTTTCTCCGGTGATCATTCATAATAGCGTTAATGATGCAATCTTTAACGCAACTGGGCGCGTTCCTTATGAAGAGGGGAGAAAGATCCGACTTGTCTCGTCAGCATGGTCAGATAATCCAAGAAAAGGAGGGGCCTTCTTGAAATGGTTGGATGGCCACCTTGATTGGGATCGGTTTGAATACACCTTTATCGGTAGAGTGAAGGAGGAATTTGAAAATATTAAACATGTCCAGGCAGTTCCTTCGGAGGAATTGGCGAATTATCTTCGCCAACATGATATGTATCTTTCCGTAAGCCTGCATGAGCCCTGCTCTAATGCCCTGCTTGAGGCATTAGCCTGTGGTTTGCCTGCCTTGTACCGTAACGACGGAGGGAATCCGGAATTGGTTTCCTTTGGTGGTTTGCCATTTAATGATGAGAAGGACGTGTTAGACAAGTTGGATCGACTTGCTCAGCATATAAATTCCTTTCAGCGCCTTATTGCAATACGAAGTATTGCAGCGATAGCCTCACGGTATATTGATCTTGCTCGACGGATCCGGGATTGGGAGCAGGTATGA
- the glf gene encoding UDP-galactopyranose mutase, whose amino-acid sequence MDLNGVKYLVVGAGFFGAVIAERLANDLQEKVLVIDSRKHIGGNCSSEDDEQTGIHYHTYGTHIFHTSKKEVWDYLTKFTEINGYFHQVLTTYKGKVYQMPINLETINSFYNTNLKPYEVEEFLRREREKDLIEQPRNFEEKAISMIGRPLYEAFIKEYTLKQWHKYPVQLPESILNRLPFRTNYNESYYFDRWQGVPLNGYTEIFQNMLQNDRITLQLNTDYFAIKDQIPETTTVIYSGPVDKFFDYKYGRLEWLSLDFDKEIIEVEDYQGTSVMNYAEQAVPYTRIHEPRHLHPERAYPKDKTMIIKEYSIKQGEDNPYYPIMDSRNTEMLAHYLQEKKKTNVIIGGRLGDYKYYDMDQTIEMALTVYKDLIQRNN is encoded by the coding sequence ATGGATCTTAATGGTGTGAAATACCTGGTTGTTGGCGCTGGTTTTTTTGGTGCGGTAATCGCAGAGCGCCTTGCCAATGACCTCCAGGAAAAGGTCTTGGTTATCGATAGCAGAAAGCATATCGGAGGAAATTGCTCTTCCGAAGATGATGAACAGACAGGTATTCATTACCATACCTATGGAACCCATATATTTCATACCTCAAAGAAAGAGGTGTGGGATTATTTAACCAAATTTACAGAGATTAATGGGTATTTTCATCAGGTGCTTACGACCTATAAAGGAAAGGTGTACCAGATGCCTATTAATCTGGAAACCATTAATTCCTTTTATAATACAAATCTCAAGCCATATGAGGTGGAAGAGTTCCTCCGCCGGGAACGGGAAAAAGATCTTATAGAGCAGCCCAGGAATTTTGAAGAAAAAGCCATTTCTATGATAGGGAGACCTCTCTATGAGGCTTTTATCAAAGAGTATACTCTCAAACAATGGCATAAGTATCCTGTACAGCTGCCTGAATCTATCTTAAACAGATTGCCCTTTAGAACGAATTATAATGAGAGTTATTATTTTGATCGTTGGCAAGGGGTGCCGCTCAATGGATATACGGAAATTTTTCAAAACATGCTGCAAAATGATCGTATTACTCTCCAGTTGAATACAGATTATTTTGCAATAAAAGACCAGATTCCAGAAACAACAACTGTGATATATAGTGGGCCAGTTGATAAATTTTTTGATTATAAGTACGGAAGGCTTGAATGGTTGAGTTTGGATTTTGACAAAGAGATCATAGAGGTCGAAGATTACCAGGGAACATCTGTCATGAACTACGCTGAACAAGCTGTCCCGTACACTCGAATTCACGAGCCCAGGCATTTGCATCCTGAAAGAGCTTATCCAAAAGATAAGACTATGATTATCAAGGAATACTCTATTAAGCAAGGAGAGGATAATCCATACTATCCTATCATGGACTCGCGTAACACTGAGATGCTTGCACATTATCTGCAAGAGAAGAAAAAAACAAATGTTATTATAGGTGGAAGACTAGGCGATTATAAGTATTATGATATGGACCAGACCATAGAAATGGCATTGACTGTGTATAAGGATCTCATACAAAGGAACAACTGA
- a CDS encoding sulfotransferase, producing MQIQHRAWGIGLGRTGTTSFCDALRILGYQNVVHNPTFEQLKDLDGASDNGCTIFYKYLDYKFPDSKFVLLTRDLKPWLDSAEYIHGYKPVERSEDLMIMRRMLLYGTVVFDREKFIEAYHRHHEDVRNYFKDRPDDLLEMDITAGDGWEKLCPFLGLAMPEQPFSSRNQRKDGVTSGSGLVAKKIVQAKNKFFSR from the coding sequence ATGCAGATACAACATAGAGCCTGGGGAATAGGCTTAGGCCGAACCGGAACGACGAGTTTTTGTGATGCCTTGAGAATTCTAGGATATCAGAATGTTGTTCATAATCCGACTTTTGAGCAGTTAAAGGATCTTGATGGGGCATCTGATAATGGCTGCACAATTTTTTATAAGTATCTTGATTATAAATTTCCAGACTCGAAATTTGTTCTGTTGACACGTGATTTAAAACCTTGGCTCGACTCTGCTGAGTATATTCATGGATATAAGCCTGTAGAACGCTCTGAGGATCTCATGATCATGCGGCGTATGCTACTTTATGGGACGGTAGTTTTTGATCGAGAAAAATTTATTGAAGCCTATCATCGCCATCACGAGGATGTGCGGAATTATTTTAAAGACAGGCCTGATGATTTGCTGGAGATGGATATTACGGCTGGTGATGGTTGGGAGAAGCTTTGTCCCTTTCTCGGGCTTGCAATGCCTGAACAGCCCTTTAGTTCTCGGAATCAGAGAAAAGATGGGGTCACTTCTGGCTCAGGCCTTGTTGCAAAAAAAATTGTCCAAGCAAAAAACAAGTTTTTTTCTCGATAG
- a CDS encoding glycosyltransferase, producing the protein MFGQQIDSSMLPPIISVIVCTHNRERFLRSCLKSLYQQTLSQEKYEVLVVDNASTDGTKAVCEEYLSFANFRYIFEAIPGLSQARNTGWQNGQGRYIAFIDDDATAVPDWLEKILVSFQASEPEPDWVGGPVNLVWEKEPPAWLTREYFNALGWVDWGTEARLLDPQREWLVGCNCILKRDTLEKFGGFDTRLGRKKNLLLSGEEVQLHHRIQAAGGSFYYHPEVRVNHHVAAFRVEPGYFYRRYYWGGITDFIMAKTLHDVPSQNRVEQPEQSQGARLTKNFFLSTGLFSSYDRAVASRIYMAYVAGWVRAAIRYRWEDFFGLKGANESYGS; encoded by the coding sequence TTGTTCGGACAACAAATTGATTCCAGCATGCTACCTCCGATTATCAGCGTCATTGTCTGTACGCATAATAGGGAGCGATTTCTGAGATCTTGCCTGAAGAGCCTGTATCAGCAAACGCTCTCACAGGAAAAGTATGAGGTGCTTGTTGTTGATAATGCATCCACCGATGGAACAAAGGCTGTCTGCGAAGAGTACCTTTCCTTTGCAAACTTTCGTTATATTTTTGAAGCGATTCCTGGACTTTCTCAGGCCCGGAATACCGGCTGGCAGAACGGGCAGGGGAGGTATATAGCTTTTATTGATGATGATGCGACTGCTGTCCCTGATTGGTTAGAGAAAATTCTTGTTAGTTTTCAGGCATCCGAACCAGAGCCCGATTGGGTAGGTGGTCCGGTCAATCTGGTTTGGGAAAAAGAGCCGCCCGCATGGTTGACCAGAGAGTATTTTAACGCGCTGGGGTGGGTTGATTGGGGAACAGAGGCCCGATTGCTTGATCCTCAAAGAGAGTGGTTAGTGGGGTGTAACTGTATTCTTAAGAGGGACACGTTGGAAAAGTTTGGCGGGTTTGATACCAGGTTAGGGCGAAAAAAGAACCTTCTCCTCTCTGGCGAAGAGGTGCAGCTGCATCATCGTATCCAAGCTGCTGGAGGAAGTTTTTACTACCATCCTGAAGTACGGGTGAATCACCATGTTGCTGCCTTTCGGGTCGAACCAGGGTATTTTTACCGGCGCTATTATTGGGGAGGAATTACGGATTTTATAATGGCCAAAACCCTCCATGATGTCCCGTCTCAAAATAGAGTTGAACAGCCCGAGCAGAGTCAGGGGGCAAGGTTAACAAAGAATTTTTTTCTGAGTACCGGTCTGTTTTCTTCGTATGACAGAGCTGTTGCCAGTCGTATCTATATGGCTTATGTTGCGGGATGGGTGCGGGCTGCAATACGATATCGCTGGGAGGATTTTTTTGGTTTGAAAGGAGCAAACGAGTCTTATGGATCTTAA
- a CDS encoding class I SAM-dependent methyltransferase, whose product MSSPLSIAPFPMSMMRKYWYFFLKHQDYMLGLWACKAMQWRGFSQHPIHPKHLFDVQRSEYLHGLFQSGIRFLDLGAGVGTDCLLAADKGAVFSVGLEGNWQSIQTGVERAKKKKSRAEFLQIDLEQGLLPFADESFDLINFSNVLEHLHNRAGILSELKRVKKKDGLGVISVPNAETSWKKKLRATGLDSRDDPDHKIEYSQESLAEELHAAGLRICSELMPIIPSFPWNGLIAMSAAFSPALYKRLQRAKREYVLAHPEESIGWVFTVK is encoded by the coding sequence GTGTCCTCTCCTCTTTCTATAGCACCGTTTCCTATGAGCATGATGAGGAAGTACTGGTATTTTTTCCTGAAGCATCAGGACTACATGTTGGGGTTATGGGCCTGCAAGGCGATGCAGTGGAGAGGTTTTTCACAGCATCCTATACACCCTAAACATCTTTTCGATGTACAGAGGTCAGAATACTTACATGGTTTGTTTCAATCCGGTATTCGATTTCTTGACCTTGGCGCTGGAGTGGGAACAGACTGTTTACTTGCGGCAGATAAAGGAGCAGTATTCTCGGTTGGTTTAGAAGGGAACTGGCAGAGCATCCAGACTGGGGTGGAACGCGCAAAGAAAAAGAAGAGTAGGGCGGAATTCTTGCAGATTGATTTGGAGCAAGGACTGTTGCCTTTTGCTGACGAGAGCTTCGACCTTATTAATTTTTCTAATGTGCTGGAGCATCTCCATAATAGAGCCGGGATATTGTCCGAGCTGAAAAGGGTGAAAAAAAAAGACGGATTAGGAGTTATATCTGTTCCAAATGCAGAGACTAGCTGGAAAAAGAAGTTGAGAGCTACTGGACTGGACTCAAGAGATGATCCTGATCATAAAATTGAGTATTCCCAAGAGTCTTTAGCTGAAGAACTGCATGCGGCTGGTTTGCGTATCTGTTCGGAGCTTATGCCTATAATTCCCAGTTTTCCTTGGAATGGCCTTATTGCGATGAGTGCGGCTTTCTCGCCAGCTTTGTATAAAAGATTGCAACGGGCTAAGCGAGAGTATGTCTTGGCGCATCCAGAAGAATCAATTGGTTGGGTTTTCACGGTAAAGTGA
- a CDS encoding glycosyltransferase family 2 protein gives MQRDRRKDIRIIGQSNSFSFSEDLELSILIPTFNRYAALQRTLQGLEQQSADKEKYEIIVVDDGSTDRTAEVLEQFAAQTGLMFSYALLKENGGPARARNIGLSMIRGKAVFITGDDIEPSKTLIERHLAFHEQHPEKEKALLGYVSFPEALQPNPFMLWLATEGRAYFFNYAALTPGKEAGPIFFYTCNVSVKTSLLEQSGWFDESFPYASHEDLELGYRLAEQGMRLIYDPAAEGFHWHMLTVQGITRRVYLMGYSARLFWAKVKQADGVLKRGLRRLLVLFCSAPWGIWGWNWLRRQEGSGNKASPLQWRMLLFLSFFIGLADGYKGRDIRV, from the coding sequence ATGCAAAGGGACAGGCGAAAAGACATCAGGATAATTGGTCAAAGTAATTCCTTTAGTTTTTCTGAAGATCTGGAGCTCTCTATTCTCATCCCGACCTTTAATAGGTATGCTGCTTTGCAACGTACCCTCCAAGGGCTTGAACAACAGAGCGCAGATAAGGAGAAGTACGAGATAATTGTAGTGGATGACGGCTCGACAGATCGGACAGCTGAGGTGTTGGAGCAGTTTGCTGCTCAGACAGGATTGATGTTCAGTTATGCCTTATTGAAGGAGAACGGTGGTCCGGCCCGGGCCCGCAATATCGGGCTCTCCATGATACGTGGCAAGGCGGTGTTTATCACCGGCGATGACATCGAACCAAGCAAGACTCTGATAGAGCGGCATCTTGCCTTTCATGAGCAGCATCCTGAAAAGGAAAAAGCCTTGTTAGGATATGTCTCTTTTCCTGAAGCTCTGCAACCTAATCCCTTCATGCTGTGGCTGGCAACAGAAGGCAGAGCCTATTTTTTCAACTATGCCGCTCTGACCCCGGGAAAAGAGGCTGGCCCGATTTTTTTCTATACCTGTAATGTGTCGGTGAAAACCTCGTTGTTGGAGCAAAGTGGCTGGTTCGATGAATCCTTTCCCTATGCCTCCCACGAAGATTTGGAGTTAGGCTATCGACTTGCTGAGCAGGGAATGCGTCTGATCTATGACCCTGCTGCCGAAGGCTTTCATTGGCATATGCTGACCGTGCAGGGGATCACCCGACGGGTCTATCTGATGGGCTATTCTGCCAGATTATTTTGGGCTAAGGTTAAACAAGCAGACGGGGTCCTCAAGCGGGGACTGCGTAGGCTCTTGGTTTTGTTTTGCTCTGCTCCTTGGGGAATATGGGGATGGAATTGGTTGCGAAGACAAGAGGGCTCTGGGAACAAAGCATCCCCTTTGCAATGGCGTATGCTCCTTTTTCTCAGTTTTTTCATCGGCCTTGCTGATGGATATAAGGGTCGAGATATCCGAGTTTAA
- a CDS encoding glycosyltransferase family 4 protein produces MMREEDDRLKPLDYINLCYIWLSSYPRLHKVWNSQGQRSASSHQAGIRVNYGFDRVPGPDEHVFGGLVKLQDLNSEFPHCTSQPNILYLVSSALPYFPIRLAKMARQAGAKIVVNQNGVAYPGWFGKGWQRANRSMAYLHSIADYVFYQSDFCRLSAERFLGERSGLPSEILYNPVDTDAFSPSSERTLGRKGIVLLLSGSHWSRYRVNTALEALRKVRLHNQQVSLKIAGRFCWCADKEQALKEVKAYASQLGIAEHVQITGPYTQEEAPALLNSCSILLHTKYNDPCPRLVVEALACGLPVVYSATGGVPELVGESAGRGVSGPLDWEKDHPPNVDALADAVLQIASQLPEYSVAARQRAAHFLERTHWIERHREIFTALLDDPLWSSTGKG; encoded by the coding sequence ATGATGAGAGAAGAGGATGATAGATTGAAGCCACTTGATTATATTAATCTCTGCTATATCTGGCTCAGCTCATATCCTCGCCTACACAAGGTCTGGAATTCTCAGGGGCAACGGAGTGCTTCCTCTCATCAGGCCGGTATCCGGGTGAACTATGGATTTGACCGTGTCCCAGGGCCAGATGAGCATGTCTTTGGAGGACTCGTAAAACTCCAGGACCTGAATAGTGAATTTCCGCATTGTACGAGCCAGCCGAATATCCTCTATCTTGTTTCCAGCGCGCTTCCTTATTTTCCTATTCGTTTAGCAAAAATGGCACGGCAGGCTGGTGCAAAGATTGTGGTTAATCAAAACGGCGTCGCCTATCCTGGTTGGTTTGGAAAAGGCTGGCAGCGAGCAAATCGTTCTATGGCCTACCTGCATAGCATAGCTGATTACGTCTTTTATCAGAGTGATTTTTGTCGTCTCTCAGCAGAGCGTTTTCTCGGTGAACGTTCCGGACTTCCCTCGGAAATTCTCTATAACCCGGTGGATACGGATGCGTTTTCTCCGAGTTCTGAAAGAACTCTAGGGAGGAAGGGTATTGTCCTCCTGCTCTCTGGAAGTCATTGGAGCCGGTATCGGGTGAACACAGCCCTGGAAGCTTTGCGAAAGGTTCGTTTGCATAATCAACAGGTATCTCTAAAAATAGCTGGACGCTTCTGCTGGTGTGCGGACAAGGAGCAAGCCCTGAAGGAGGTCAAGGCATATGCATCTCAGTTGGGAATAGCTGAGCATGTGCAGATTACCGGCCCCTATACGCAGGAAGAGGCACCTGCTTTATTAAACAGCTGTTCCATTCTGCTGCATACCAAGTATAATGACCCCTGTCCAAGGTTGGTGGTTGAGGCTCTAGCCTGTGGTTTGCCGGTCGTCTATTCCGCAACCGGAGGAGTGCCTGAGCTCGTTGGAGAGTCTGCCGGAAGAGGTGTCAGTGGTCCCTTAGACTGGGAAAAAGATCATCCACCGAACGTTGATGCACTTGCCGATGCAGTGCTACAGATAGCTTCTCAGCTTCCAGAGTATAGTGTCGCTGCTCGGCAGCGAGCTGCTCATTTTTTGGAAAGAACACATTGGATTGAACGGCATAGAGAAATTTTTACTGCATTGCTTGACGATCCGCTTTGGAGTAGCACCGGAAAAGGATAA
- a CDS encoding glycosyltransferase, which yields MVNITLLLPVYNGERYLRETLQSLLAQTYTDFELLIVDDGSTDSSVDIIRSFADPRIRLLKNPERLKLSGALNRGMKEAKGRYIARMDADDIALPRRLQQQFAYMEAHPEVGMCGTAIEIFGKERPRRDVYPASSAAIRAYSLFDCPFCHPSVMMRKDMFLQHDLWYDGEYYPTEDYELWARVIDFFPTVNLDEVLLRYRIHASSMTGSDWDAMDKQGARVALPLLHNLGILPSKAELRLHRNIGRGRSCQLRDMEEVEQAEQWLKRLISANQQKECYDHTALAQTVALIWFRVCMNSSFLGFTLLGKYATSSLRKQDEKSTSNLFTLLASVVKRQFVRTTN from the coding sequence ATGGTTAATATTACCCTTCTTCTTCCTGTGTATAATGGTGAGCGCTATTTACGGGAAACTCTTCAGAGCCTTTTGGCCCAGACATACACTGATTTTGAGCTGCTTATTGTTGACGATGGTTCAACAGACAGTTCGGTCGATATAATCCGCAGTTTTGCGGACCCCCGTATTCGTCTCCTCAAAAACCCCGAGCGGCTGAAATTATCCGGTGCCTTGAATCGTGGCATGAAAGAGGCCAAGGGCAGATATATCGCCCGGATGGATGCTGATGATATTGCCCTTCCCAGGCGTTTACAGCAACAATTTGCTTATATGGAAGCACATCCCGAAGTTGGGATGTGTGGAACAGCGATTGAGATTTTTGGGAAGGAACGTCCACGTCGGGATGTGTATCCTGCATCTTCTGCTGCCATCAGGGCTTATAGTCTTTTTGACTGCCCGTTTTGCCATCCCTCGGTCATGATGCGGAAGGATATGTTTCTTCAACATGATCTTTGGTATGATGGCGAATATTATCCCACTGAGGATTATGAGCTATGGGCACGGGTAATCGATTTTTTCCCTACCGTGAATCTGGATGAAGTTCTCCTGCGCTATCGTATTCATGCAAGCAGTATGACAGGGTCTGACTGGGATGCTATGGATAAACAGGGTGCCAGAGTGGCTCTCCCTCTTTTGCATAATCTGGGTATTTTGCCGTCAAAGGCAGAGTTGCGATTGCACCGCAATATAGGAAGAGGCCGAAGCTGTCAGCTGCGGGATATGGAAGAAGTGGAGCAAGCTGAACAATGGCTGAAAAGGTTAATATCAGCAAATCAACAGAAAGAATGCTATGATCACACTGCTCTTGCACAAACTGTTGCTCTGATTTGGTTCCGGGTTTGCATGAATTCTTCTTTTCTCGGTTTTACTCTTCTGGGCAAATATGCAACAAGTAGTCTCCGAAAACAGGACGAAAAGTCTACCTCTAATCTGTTTACTCTTCTGGCCTCTGTTGTGAAACGACAGTTTGTTCGGACAACAAATTGA
- a CDS encoding class I SAM-dependent methyltransferase encodes MSKQEHDAAVAELRKGISTLAKPWYRSSSDLLRRRGIQGKKCLDLCCGNGEFSHILRDQHGMDVTCADYIPFHLQHAQDQGFSTISVDIDASEKELDAAAAPHAGQFDLVVNLAAIEHVFNSDNLLRFAHTVLKPGGLLLVNTPNIGFLAYRIYDIFSGNRPFGEGHHIRFWDYRFLRTNLFLNGFTVTEDARGFYSLPQDAMLRALRNKRRLASGIVWLFHVCRVLQYLPFLKGLCSDELTVLAVKDDAPAIGFELNRVQRFLDEQQGDAEGRAAKDRLQEARRRGWLDEHLYLSQLVDRL; translated from the coding sequence ATGAGTAAACAGGAACATGATGCGGCAGTTGCCGAACTGAGAAAAGGTATCAGTACCCTTGCCAAGCCTTGGTATAGAAGCAGTTCAGACCTGTTACGCAGGAGGGGAATTCAAGGCAAGAAGTGTCTGGATCTCTGCTGTGGGAATGGAGAGTTTTCTCATATTTTACGAGACCAGCACGGAATGGATGTTACCTGTGCTGATTATATTCCATTCCATCTCCAACATGCTCAGGATCAGGGCTTTTCCACCATTTCGGTCGATATTGACGCATCTGAGAAGGAACTTGACGCTGCAGCAGCCCCTCATGCAGGTCAGTTTGACCTTGTAGTTAACCTGGCAGCAATAGAACATGTTTTTAATTCAGATAATCTATTACGTTTCGCCCACACTGTTTTAAAACCAGGAGGGCTCTTGCTGGTGAACACCCCGAATATTGGTTTTCTAGCCTATAGGATCTATGATATTTTTTCTGGAAACAGGCCATTTGGTGAGGGGCACCATATTCGCTTCTGGGATTATCGCTTTCTTCGTACCAATCTTTTTCTTAATGGTTTTACAGTCACGGAGGATGCTAGAGGGTTCTATTCACTTCCACAAGATGCTATGCTCAGAGCGCTTCGAAATAAGAGACGCCTAGCTAGTGGGATTGTCTGGCTGTTTCACGTCTGCAGAGTGCTTCAGTATCTTCCTTTTTTGAAAGGTCTTTGTAGTGATGAACTTACTGTTTTAGCTGTTAAAGATGATGCTCCAGCCATAGGGTTTGAGCTGAATAGAGTGCAGCGTTTCCTTGATGAACAGCAGGGGGATGCAGAGGGGCGTGCAGCGAAAGATCGGTTGCAGGAAGCACGGCGAAGAGGCTGGTTAGATGAGCACCTCTACTTATCTCAATTAGTGGATAGACTATAG